A genomic window from Vitis riparia cultivar Riparia Gloire de Montpellier isolate 1030 chromosome 18, EGFV_Vit.rip_1.0, whole genome shotgun sequence includes:
- the LOC117906759 gene encoding adenylate kinase, chloroplastic has product MACFANLPMISSPNPNPNPNLKASASLSQSSISTKLHFSSQFSSLSPSPLSLRCNQTLILRRFGGRAPSVSPTLVVVASANPNSLKIMISGAPASGKGTQCELITKKYDLMHIAAGDLLRAEVAAGSENGRRAKKFMEKGKLVPNEIVVMMVRDRLLQPDSQEKGWLLDGYPRSQSQATALKEFGFEPDLFILLEVPEEILVERVVGRRLDPVTGRIYHLKYSPPENEEIAARLTQRFDDTEEKVKLRLRTHHQNVEAVLSLYEDITIKVNGGVSKEEVFAQIDSALEKLVKQKKATAGPVAI; this is encoded by the exons ATGGCTTGCTTTGCAAATCTACCAATGATTTCAAGCCCAAACCCCAACCCTAATCCTAATCTTAAAGCCTCTGCTTCTCTCTCTCAATCCTCAATATCCACCAAGCTTCATTTTTCTTCGCAATTCTCATCTCTCTCCCCTTCTCCCCTCTCGCTTCGCTGCAATCAAACCCTAATACTACGTCGTTTCGGAGGCCGCGCTCCCAGCGTATCTCCAACTCTCGTG GTAGTGGCATCTGCTAATCCCAATTCTCTGAAGATTATGATATCTGGTGCTCCTGCTTCTGGTAAAGGGACACAATGCGAGCTCATTACTAAAAag TATGATTTGATGCATATCGCTGCTGGAGATTTATTGAGGGCAGAAGTTGCAGCTGGTAGTGAAAATGGGAGGCGAGCGAAGAAGTTCATGGAAAAAGGGAAGCTAGTGCCAAATGAAATAGTTGTCATG ATGGTCAGGGACCGTCTATTGCAGCCTGATTCTCAAGAAAAGGGATGGCTTTTAGATGGATACCCTAGGAGCCAATCTCAAGCTACTGCTCTCAAGGAATTTGGGTTTGAGCCTGACCTTTTCATTCTCCTAGAA GTCCCTGAAGAAATTCTGGTCGAAAGAGTGGTTGGAAGGAGGCTAGATCCTGTCACTGGGAGGATATACCACTTGAAGTATTCTCCCCCTGAGAATGAAGAAATTGCTGCTAGGCTTACTCAACGCTTTGATGATACTGAGGAAAAG GTAAAGTTACGATTGCGTACTCATCATCAAAATGTGGAGGCAGTACTTTCATTGTATGAAGACATAACAATCAAG GTCAATGGAGGTGTTTCAAAAGAAGAAGTGTTTGCCCAAATTGACAGTGCTCTGGAAAAACTTGTCAAGCAAAAGAAGGCTACTGCAGGACCTGTAGCAATATAG
- the LOC117906758 gene encoding serine/threonine-protein kinase-like protein CCR4, producing the protein MASPSKFLLLLTLSCLTCLPFISSLSSVSISETSNQTLICALLESSRLNCTSFPTGIQIPSVNRSFSGIVAGDGFQCVLSFPSATIMLCYRFSANGTNMYSKRLYYNDSALTEVAAGNTHVCGLVNGTNILHCWQWRGFNPSVQSDFSGIAVGEDFVCGLSSSGRITCIGTNSSSSSTIRDRVPSGSFQKVAAGFRHACAIYRNQSLVCWGETVGEEPQGEFVSLALGENRSCAMRGNGTVVCWGENGFSLPESLRETVFMTIEAKRSVFCGVDQYNFSLLCWGNEIFDSNSMVFPKVLPGSCTSSECPNGVVPGSGSMCGRGHICNAYQNLTVVEGPSQPPSPPPEVRNRSGWNDKMVAFLVVGCVGSASFLAVICFFLFRYCKGRGCSKVHDSGRLDEAGMPPEHGLSQGQTVQAPRAAPVLEKRLSQLVSLGNGGRLEEFSLQELRQATNDFSQEHRIGTGSFGCVYRATLEDGKEVAIKRAEVSTTSSNAVGTRRQEDKDTAFVSELDSLSRLNHRNLVRLLGYCEDYNEKIPAYERILVYEYMNNGTLHDHLHKLHSSPLMSWTNRLRVALDAARGIEYLHMYAVPQIIHRDIKSSNILLDESLTAKVSDFGLSLMGPEDEDSHLSLHAAGTVGYMDPEYYRLQQLTPKSDVYSFGVLLLELLSGHKAIHKNENGVPRNVVDLVVPYIVQDEIHRVLDPNVPPPTPYEIEAVTYIGYIAADCVTLEGRDRPSMTDIVHSLERALAACFTPPSPIPSPPISRSTTGSLT; encoded by the coding sequence ATGGCTTCTCCCTCTAAGTTCTTGCTTCTCCTCACCCTCTCCTGCCTCACTTGTCTTCCATTCATTTCTTCCCTCTCCTCTGTCTCAATATCTGAGACCTCTAACCAGACACTCATCTGTGCGTTACTGGAGTCCTCTCGTCTCAACTGTACTAGCTTTCCCACCGGAATTCAGATTCCCAGTGTTAATAGATCATTTTCCGGGATTGTGGCTGGAGACGGTTTCCAATGTGTTTTAAGTTTCCCCTCCGCTACAATCATGCTCTGCTATAGGTTCTCTGCTAATGGTACTAATATGTACTCTAAACGACTCTACTACAACGACTCAGCTCTCACTGAAGTTGCTGCAGGAAACACCCATGTTTGCGGCCTTGTCAATGGTACTAATATCCTTCACTGCTGGCAATGGCGAGGTTTCAATCCCAGCGTACAGTCAGACTTTTCGGGTATTGCCGTGGGAGAGGATTTCGTATGTGGGTTATCCAGCAGCGGAAGGATTACATGCATAGGAACTAATTCCAGTTCTAGTTCTACCATCCGCGATCGTGTGCCTAGTGGGAGCTTTCAGAAGGTTGCGGCAGGGTTCCGCCACGCTTGTGCCATCTATAGGAATCAAAGTTTGGTTTGTTGGGGAGAGACGGTTGGTGAGGAACCACAGGGTGAGTTCGTGTCACTGGCCTTGGGAGAGAATCGGAGCTGTGCTATGAGGGGGAATGGAACAGTTGTTTGTTGGGGGGAGAATGGTTTCAGTTTGCCGGAGAGTTTGCGAGAGACGGTTTTTATGACGATTGAAGCAAAGCGCAGTGTTTTCTGTGGAGTGGACCAATATAACTTTTCATTGCTGTGTTGGGGGAATGAGATCTTTGACTCAAATTCTATGGTTTTCCCGAAGGTATTGCCAGGCTCATGTACAAGCAGTGAATGTCCGAATGGTGTAGTGCCAGGTTCTGGCAGCATGTGTGGACGAGGACATATCTGCAACGCTTACCAGAACCTAACCGTGGTAGAAGGTCCATCACAACCTCCATCACCGCCTCCAGAAGTGCGGAACAGAAGTGGTTGGAATGATAAAATGGTCGCCTTTCTGGTGGTGGGGTGTGTTGGGTCGGCCTCGTTTTTGGCTGTGATTTGTTTCTTTCTATTCCGGTATTGCAAGGGTAGGGGATGCAGCAAGGTCCATGATTCGGGTCGTTTGGATGAGGCCGGGATGCCACCAGAGCACGGTCTAAGCCAAGGACAGACAGTACAAGCTCCGCGGGCAGCACCTGTCTTAGAGAAGCGGCTGAGTCAGTTGGTTAGCTTAGGAAATGGGGGTCGCTTGGAGGAATTCTCTCTGCAAGAGCTACGCCAAGCTACAAATGATTTCTCACAGGAACACAGAATCGGAACAGGTAGCTTTGGCTGTGTCTACCGTGCCACCCTGGAGGATGGGAAAGAAGTTGCCATCAAGCGAGCTGAAGTATCAACTACTTCATCAAATGCAGTTGGCACCAGACGCCAGGAAGACAAGGACACTGCCTTCGTTAGTGAGCTAGATTCTCTGTCCCGACTCAATCATCGAAACCTTGTCCGACTATTAGGATATTGCGAAGACTACAATGAGAAGATACCAGCCTACGAGCGCATCCTAGTCTATGAGTACATGAACAATGGCACCCTCCATGACCATCTTCACAAGCTCCACAGCTCGCCTCTAATGTCATGGACCAACAGGCTCAGAGTGGCACTAGATGCGGCTAGGGGGATCGAGTACCTACACATGTATGCAGTCCCCCAAATCATACACCGTGATATCAAGTCATCAAACATATTGCTTGATGAGTCATTGACAGCCAAGGTTTCTGATTTTGGACTATCTCTGATGGGCCCTGAGGATGAGGATTCACACCTTTCTCTCCATGCCGCTGGCACAGTTGGCTACATGGATCCTGAGTACTATAGGCTTCAACAGTTGACCCCTAAGAGTGATGTGTATAGCTTTGGAGTACTACTGCTTGAGTTATTGTCAGGGCACAAAGCGATACATAAGAACGAGAATGGGGTGCCTAGAAATGTAGTGGATCTTGTTGTTCCCTACATTGTTCAAGATGAAATACACAGGGTGTTGGACCCCAATGTGCCTCCCCCAACCCCATATGAGATAGAGGCAGTTACATACATAGGGTACATAGCAGCAGATTGTGTAACGCTAGAAGGTAGGGACCGGCCATCAATGACTGATATTGTACATAGCCTGGAAAGAGCCCTGGCTGCATGTTTCACACCACCATCTCCAATACCGTCGCCGCCAATTTCGCGGTCCACAACTGGGTCTTTGACGTAG